In a genomic window of Polypterus senegalus isolate Bchr_013 chromosome 13, ASM1683550v1, whole genome shotgun sequence:
- the LOC120541873 gene encoding ferritin, middle subunit-like: protein MASQIRQNYHSDCEAAINRMINMELTAYYTYLSMAHYFKRDDVALKGFAEFFKEQSEEEQEHANKFMEFQNKRGGRIFLQDIKKPEKDEWGTGLEAMQAALKLEKTVNQALLDLHKLATTHVDPNLCDFLETHYLNEQVEAIKKLGDHITNLTKTGANNSGLAEYLFDKLTLKESS, encoded by the exons ATGGCATCCCAAATCCGCCAGAATTACCACAGCGACTGTGAGGCCGCCATCAATCGCATGATCAATATGGAGTTGACTGCGTATTACACCTACCTGTCCATG gctcaCTATTTCAAGCGTGACGATGTGGCCCTGAAAGGCTTTGCCGAGTTTTTCAAGGAGCAGAGCGAAGAGGAACAAGAACATGCCAACAAGTTCATGGAGTTCCAGAACAAGCGGGGCGGCCGCATCTTCCTCCAGGATATTAAG AAACCTGAAAAAGATGAATGGGGCACTGGTTTGGAGGCCATGCAGGCTGCTCTGAAGCTGGAGAAAACTGTCAACCAGGCCCTACTGGATCTGCATAAGCTTGCTACTACCCATGTAGACCCTAAT TTGTGTGACTTCTTGGAGACTCACTACTTGAATGAACAGGTTGAAGCTATTAAGAAGCTGGGTGACCACATCACCAACTTGACCAAGACTGGAGCCAATAACAGCGGGCTTGCAGAGTACTTGTTTGACAAGCTTACTCTGAAGGAGAGCAGCTAA